Proteins co-encoded in one Psychromonas sp. L1A2 genomic window:
- the msrA gene encoding peptide-methionine (S)-S-oxide reductase MsrA translates to MSKEIAVLAGGCFWGMQDLIRKLPGVETTRVGYTGGDVANATYRDHGTHAEGIEITFDNHEISFRKLLEFFFQIHDPSTKLRQGNDLGASYRSAIYYTSESQLQESIKTISDVNASGIWPGVVVTELEPAGDFWEAEPEHQDYLQRLPNGYTCHFARKDWVLPSSS, encoded by the coding sequence ATGAGTAAAGAAATTGCAGTATTAGCAGGTGGTTGTTTTTGGGGAATGCAGGATTTAATCCGTAAATTACCTGGGGTAGAAACCACTAGGGTTGGTTATACCGGTGGTGACGTTGCTAATGCAACTTATAGAGATCACGGGACACATGCTGAAGGTATTGAAATTACATTTGATAATCATGAAATTAGTTTCAGAAAGTTACTTGAGTTCTTTTTTCAAATACACGATCCCTCTACCAAGTTAAGACAAGGTAATGATCTAGGTGCGTCTTATCGTTCAGCTATTTATTACACTTCGGAAAGTCAGTTACAAGAATCAATAAAAACCATCTCTGATGTTAATGCATCAGGCATATGGCCAGGTGTGGTTGTGACAGAATTAGAACCAGCCGGGGACTTCTGGGAAGCTGAGCCTGAACATCAGGATTATTTACAACGATTACCTAATGGCTACACTTGTCATTTTGCACGCAAAGATTGGGTTTTACCGTCGAGCAGTTAA